In Fimbriimonadaceae bacterium, the genomic window GATTGAGGGCGAGCGGCGTCACTTGCGTCTTGCCGAGAGCGGCAGGGATGTAGTGCTCAATCTCCTTACGGCTCGTTTCCGAAACGGTAATGACCTTTGCCGAGCGGGCCACCGTCCTTGGAACGAACTTCTGCAGGATCAGCCGGTCCTTTGGGGTGAACCACTGCGGCCCAATGAAGAAGGACACATCATGAACGGTCGTTACTCCTTTCCTACCCAGCAGCGGGCTCAGGTTGTACTGGCCGTGCGCGACGGATGCGCCGAGGCGTCTGGCGGCAAGGGGAAACTGGTAGAGGCTCCACCAGCGTCGCTGCCGCATGGGTACCGTGATCCACTTAAACCGGGCGTCGGCGGGAATGCTCGCGGGCCGAGATGCGTTACTGATGAGTAAGAGCCGAAAATCCTCGGAAAGTTTGGAAAAACCGTGAAGGAGGCCTCGCCAATAGGTCGTGTCGCCAGACGACTTGGCCGACAGCAGTCGAGCGTCGATCGCGACCGATGGAACGTGCGGATTCGGGCTCAATACGTTTCAGTACCTGCTATTCTAGTTTAAGCGATTTCCATACCAAAGATGAAGAGACGCAAGCCTCCCTATATGCTGATCGTCGCGCTGTTCGTGCTCGTTGGCGCGGCCGTCTGGTTCAACGTTCCCGATCTCCATCGGGAGGATCCGATCGTCGATCCGACCGCGGGCCACGAGCATGGGCCTGGCGATGGCCATAACCATGACGAGCCCGTGGCCGACGCTTCAAAGCCCGATGCGACCAAAGAGTCGATGAAGGAGGTCTTGCAGAAGGCAACCGGAGCAGATCGAAAGCCGGAGCCGCCTACAACGGAAAACGCCACGCCGCGGCAGGTTCCGACAGCGGCGAAGACCAAGCCCGAGCCGCCAGAAATGCTCGGCAAGCCAAAGCCTAATATGCAAACGACGTCGACCCAGTGGTGGGACGACAAGAGCATGATGGGCGACAAGCTGAAGAAGTCCAAGCGTTAGTCCGCGACAATCTGCTTGTACTTGCTGCGATCACGGAACAGCAGGCTCAGCAACACGCCTGCAATGACCAGGCTTGCTACGAGGATGATTGCACTCCAAGGCAACGGCAAAGTGGTGAGAGCCCAGAGTCCGCCACCGAGTGCTGCGGCACTCATGCCCCATCCCAAAACCAACTTGCCGAACATGGCCTGACTGAGGTTCTCACGACGGGCGAGTTCGAGCAGGAAAGGTCCCTTGCAGCGAACACAGGCGATATTGCCCACTGGGTTCATGGTGCCGCAAGCATGGCACTTCACCGGTTCAAAGGCGTTGGGATCCGTAAGGTTCTTTCGCCAGAATTTGACCTTTTGCGCCTCGTTCATGAAGAGGTTTCGCATCGATGTGTTAGCGGTGGGATCCACGGTGGCATCGATGGCACGCAAGGTGGTCTCGGCAATGGCGATAGCGTGCCCCGGCAAGCCATAGTCGTACAGCGTCTTGGCGATGTCGAATCGAACCGCAATGTTGTCTGAGTGTTTGGCGAGAGCCTTGTGGGCCTTCTCAAGTCGCATCACATCGACGGCCTGCAGCTCAGCCCGCTCGAACTGGGTCGAGGCATAGGGAAAAAAGGCGACGCCCGTGATGATGATCAGCATGATGCCGATCTTGACCGCAGAATTCGGGGTGCTGATGGCGACGAAGTTGAGGAACGCCAACAGCGATGCGCCGCAGAAAGCATATCCCGGATGGAGCTTGCCGTCGATCGCCCAATAGGCCAGCATCACGAAGCAGAACCCAAAGGTTGGGATCATGGCAAGTGTGATGAGAAGCTGTGCTCCACTTTCCGGCATGGTCGTTCGCCCTATTTAACCCGTAGGACGCGCCGTTCGCCGCCGTTCGTTTGCCTGACAGGACTAGTCTTCCAGCCCTTTGCTCCACGCCATATCCATCGCCGTGTACTTCGGATATTCGATGAGATCGTACAGCTCCTGGCGAGTTCGCATTTTGTCGAGGAAGTGGGCTTGCGTTCCTGTGCGGATCAATTCGCCATAGCACTCGTCTACCGCTTTTAACATACAGCGGAAGGCAGTCATGGGGAAGATGATCATTTCGTATCCCATTTCCGAGAAGCGAGACAGAGGAATGATCGGCGTCTTGCCGAATTCGGTCATGTTGGCAAGTAGCGGCGCATCCACCCCTTTACGGAAGGTCTCGAACTCGCCTTCCGACTCCAGACCTTCGGGAAAGATCGCGTCTGCTCCTTCGCCCACGTATCGCTTCGCCCGTTCGATGGCCGCTTCCAACCCCTCCACCCCCCGTGCGTCGGTACGGGCGATGATCATAAAGGTCGAGTCCCGTTTCGCCGACGCAGTCGCCCGAATCTTTGCCACCATCTGGCTGGTGGGAACGAGCTCCTTGCCCTCGAGGTGCCCGCATCGCTTTGGACTGATTTGGTCTTCGATGTGGATCCCAGCCAAACCGGCTCGTTCCATTTCCATAACGGTGCGCGCCGCGTTCCAGGCCTCGCCATAGGCCGTATCGGCGTCGGCGATGACGGGCAACGGCGTCACACTGCAGACATTGCTGCAGACGGTCGCCATTTCGGTTGGACTGATCAGTGCGATGTCGGGCACACCCAAGGTCGCATTGGTGACGCCGGCGCCGGTCACATACAGTGCTCTGGCGCCTGCACGCGTGGCGCTGATGGCGGTAATCGCATTGAAGACGCCGGGCATCATCACGGTGCCTTGCGCCATCAACTTGCGTAGCTCTGCACCTGGCGAAAGGCGTGGGGTTGAAAGCATGGGGAAAGGTTACCGGCATACCCTGGCTATACTAAGGTGTGGAGTTCTTAATCCCCGTCATCTGTCTGCTAGTTGGCGCGGTGCTTGGGGTTGCCGCGTGGATGGCTGCCCAACGGCCGAGAATGGCCGATTTGGAAGTGCGCGGCCAGCGGCTCCAGTCCATCGAAGCCGAGCTTGTGGCGACGAAGTCCGGGCTCGCCGCTGCCGAAGAACGCGCTTCGCAGGCCGAGGAATGGAAGCAGCAGGCGATGGCCAAGGAGATTGAGATCAGCGAACTCCTCGTTGGCAGCAAAGAGCTTGAAACTCGACTGGCCGAAAAGGAAAAGGCCTTCGACGAGCAGCGCGAGATGCTCGAACAGATGAAGGAGAAGCTCAGCGACGCCTTCAAGGCTCTGGCGGGTGAGGCTCTGAACAAGAACAACCAGGCTTTTCTCGACCTTGCCAAGCAATCGCTGGAGGCCTACAACGTGGAGGCCAAGAAGGACCTTGAGGCACGGCAGGCGGAAATCAAGAAGATGACCGAGCCGATCGAAAAGACGCTCGACGGCATGAACAGGTCGATCAAGGATTTCAACGAAAAGTACGAAAACCAGATGGGTGGGGTCTCGAAGCAGCTCAGCACGGTGATCGAAACCAACAGCCGCCTGCAGCAGGAGACCGGGAACTTGGTCAAGGCGATGCGGAACTCCACCCAAAAGGGCAAGTGGGGAGAATTGCAGCTGCGCCGGATTGTCGAGCTGAGCGGCATGCAGCTTCACTGCGATTTTGTTTCGCAGGTTCGCGAAGCCACCGAGGACGGTGCGATCCAGCCGGACGTCATCGTTCGCCTGCCCGGCGACCGCTGCATCGTTATCGATGCCAAGGCCCCGACGTCGAACTACCTCGATGCCGTGGAAGAAGGCGCGACCGAAGAGCGAAAGGTGGCGGCCCTTCGGCAGCATGCGCTCCAAGTCAAGGAGCACATGAAATCGCTGGGGCGGAAGGAGTATTGGTCGAAGCTCTCGCAATCGCCGGACTTCGTTATCATGTTCCTCCCGCTGGAGTCGCTGTTGAGCGCGGCCCTGGAGACGGATCCGACCCTGATCGAGACCGGTCTGCGCGACCGTGTGCTCGTGTGCTCGCCGACCACGCTGATCGCGCTGCTCCAATCGGCAGCTTATGGATGGCGGCAGGAAGCTCTCCAGGAGAACGCCCGCCAGATCGCCACGCTAGGCGAAGATATTTACAAGCGTCTTGGCAACTTGTGCGGGCATTTCTCACGTGTCGGCAACAGCCTCGACCAAGCCGTCGGCCACTACAATTCTGCCGTCGGCTCGTTCGAGTCCGGCGTCCTGCCATCGGCAAGGAAAATGAAGGAGCTTGGGGTGGGCGATGGCGGAAAGGAGATTCCGCAGCCACAACCGATCGAGAAGATCAGCCGCCGGCTTGCCGCCAAGGACATAAAGGCCCTTGTCGGTCCAGGACTTTTCGACGAGTAAACCGTCGGTATGCTAACCATCCATGCTCGAAGCGAAAGGCATCCGTAAAGCCTTTCCCGGGGTCTTGGCTCTTGACGACGTCAGTATGAGCGTCGAGCAGGGCGAGGTCCGAGCGCTCATGGGCGAAAACGGCGCCGGCAAGTCGACCCTGATCAAGGTCCTCACCGGCGTGCATGCTCCCGATGCCGGCTCCATTCTTCTGGATGGCCAACCGATCGCGCCAAGGTCGCCCGCCGACGCCATGCGCCTCGGCATGAGCACGGTCTACCAGGAGGTTAACCTCCTGCCCAACCTTTCCGTGGCAGAGAACGTTGCTTTCGGTAAGGAAACTCGAGGTCTCGTCAAATGGGGCGAGATGCGGCGTCTTGCCGAGCGAGCGATTGGCGCCCTGGGCATCAGCCTGGATGTGGACCAGCCCTTGGATCGGCTATCGATGGCGGAGCGCCAGCTCGTGGCGATCGCGCGCGCGGTCGATCGCGACTCAAAGGTCCTCATTCTCGACGAGCCTACATCCAGCCTCGATCGCGACGAAGTCGATAAGCTGTTCGCCGTCATCCGCGACCTCCAGAGTCGAGGGATCGCTTTGGTCTTCGTTACGCACTTCATCGAGCAGGTGTATGCCATCGCCGATTCCATCACCGTACTGCGGAATGGTCGGCATATCGGAACTTGGCCAAAGGCAGAGCTCTCTCGCTCCGATCTCGTTCGCGAGATGCTCGGCAAGGAGCTACTCAGCGAAGCCGGCTCCAAGGAAGCCGCGAGGGCCGGGGAGATCGTGCTGGAGGCGGAGGAGATCGGTCGACGACGGTACCTTGAGCCGCTGAACCTTCAGGTCCGCTCCGGCGAAGTCTTGGGCTTGGGCGGGCTGTTGGGTTCCGGTCGGACAGAGACTCTCAAGCTCTTAACAGGGCTCGAGACGCACGATACGGGCAAGCTCAAGTGGAAACAACGTGCCGTCTCGATTCGATCGGTGGCCAAGGCCGTCAAGCTTGGAATCGGGCTTTGTCCCGAGGATCGAAAGGGAGAGGGCATCTGCCCGGGCCTGTCGGTGCGCGAAAACCTCCTGCTGGTTGTCCAATCTCAGGCAAGGTGGGCGCGCTTGATACCGCCAAAAAAGCAGGCGGCGCTGGTTGACGAGATGATCAATCTCCTGGGGATCAAAACCCCAGGTTCCGAAGCGCCGATCGAAAACCTGAGTGGCGGCAACCAGCAGAAGGTGATCCTTGCCCGCTGGCTACTTGCCAAGCCAGAGCTTCTCTTGCTCGATGAGCCGACACGGGGAATCGATGTCGGCAGCAAAGCGGAGATTCGCCGTCTGGTCCGCGAACTCGCCGCCAAGGGTATGGCGATCATCTTCACGTCCTCTGAGACCGAGGAGGTCGTGCATACCTGTGACCGAGTCCTGATCTTGCGAGACCGGAAAGCAGTCGGCGAGCTCTCCGGCGGCGACGTGTCCGAGGAGCAGATGCTCGATCGGATGGCTACAGGCGGTGCACCTTGAGCAGGGCCTGGATCTGGCCGCTGGCGGCCTTGATCGCGTTGCTGCTGTTCAATGCGGTCTCAAGCCCGGAATTCTTCGCGATCCAGGTACGCGATGGCCGCCTCTTTGGGAGCCTGATCGACATTCTCAATCGTGGCGCCCCGGTGCTGCTGCTTTCCCTTGGCATGACGCTCGTGATCGCCACCGGCGGGGTGGATCTGTCGGTCGGCGCGGTGATGGCGATCTCGGGTGCGGTCGTGGCGAGCCTGATATCACAGGGTCAGGGCGCCGGCGTGTCGGTCGTGATTGCCCTTGCTGTAGCGGTCGCTATAGGAGGCTTCAACGGCGTCGTCGTGGGCTGGTTCAATGTGCAGCCAATCGTCGTCACGCTGGTGCTGATGGTGGCCGGCCGGGGAGTGGCGCAGCTCATCACCGACGGCCAGATCATCACGCTGACGGATGCGAGCTTCGCTGAACTTGGATCCGGCGCGGTGGCCGGTTTTCCGATGCCGTTCGTGATCTTCTTGACGGCATGGCTGCTCATCGCGGCGCTCACCCGGCGAACGTCGACCGGATTGTTCGTCGAGGCGGTCGGTTCCAGTGCGAAGGCCAGCCGAATCGCCGGAATCGAGCCTGCGAAGGTGAAGCTGGCCGTTTACGCTGTCTCCGGCCTGATGGCTGGGGTCGCTGGGTTGATTGCCTGTGCCGACATTCGCGCCGCCGATGCGAACAACGCAGGGCTCTTTCTGGAGCTCGACGCCATCCTCGCGGTTTGCATTGGGGGCACCGCCCTCACCGGTGGACGGTTCTCACTGGTTGGCTCGGTTCTGGGCGCCTTGCTCATGCAGACCCTCACAACGACGATCCTAACAAGGGGCGTTTCACCGGAGCTGACCTTCGTCGCCAAAGCCATCCTCATCATCGCGGTTTGCCTGATGCACTCACCTGAGATCGTTCGAAAACTG contains:
- the prpB gene encoding 2-methylisocitrate lyase, whose amino-acid sequence is MAQGTVMMPGVFNAITAISATRAGARALYVTGAGVTNATLGVPDIALISPTEMATVCSNVCSVTPLPVIADADTAYGEAWNAARTVMEMERAGLAGIHIEDQISPKRCGHLEGKELVPTSQMVAKIRATASAKRDSTFMIIARTDARGVEGLEAAIERAKRYVGEGADAIFPEGLESEGEFETFRKGVDAPLLANMTEFGKTPIIPLSRFSEMGYEMIIFPMTAFRCMLKAVDECYGELIRTGTQAHFLDKMRTRQELYDLIEYPKYTAMDMAWSKGLED
- the fruK gene encoding Fructose import ATP-binding protein FruK; protein product: MLEAKGIRKAFPGVLALDDVSMSVEQGEVRALMGENGAGKSTLIKVLTGVHAPDAGSILLDGQPIAPRSPADAMRLGMSTVYQEVNLLPNLSVAENVAFGKETRGLVKWGEMRRLAERAIGALGISLDVDQPLDRLSMAERQLVAIARAVDRDSKVLILDEPTSSLDRDEVDKLFAVIRDLQSRGIALVFVTHFIEQVYAIADSITVLRNGRHIGTWPKAELSRSDLVREMLGKELLSEAGSKEAARAGEIVLEAEEIGRRRYLEPLNLQVRSGEVLGLGGLLGSGRTETLKLLTGLETHDTGKLKWKQRAVSIRSVAKAVKLGIGLCPEDRKGEGICPGLSVRENLLLVVQSQARWARLIPPKKQAALVDEMINLLGIKTPGSEAPIENLSGGNQQKVILARWLLAKPELLLLDEPTRGIDVGSKAEIRRLVRELAAKGMAIIFTSSETEEVVHTCDRVLILRDRKAVGELSGGDVSEEQMLDRMATGGAP
- the ytfT gene encoding Inner membrane ABC transporter permease protein YtfT, which translates into the protein MSRAWIWPLAALIALLLFNAVSSPEFFAIQVRDGRLFGSLIDILNRGAPVLLLSLGMTLVIATGGVDLSVGAVMAISGAVVASLISQGQGAGVSVVIALAVAVAIGGFNGVVVGWFNVQPIVVTLVLMVAGRGVAQLITDGQIITLTDASFAELGSGAVAGFPMPFVIFLTAWLLIAALTRRTSTGLFVEAVGSSAKASRIAGIEPAKVKLAVYAVSGLMAGVAGLIACADIRAADANNAGLFLELDAILAVCIGGTALTGGRFSLVGSVLGALLMQTLTTTILTRGVSPELTFVAKAILIIAVCLMHSPEIVRKLGRATV